In Streptomyces sp. NBC_01408, one DNA window encodes the following:
- a CDS encoding ASCH domain-containing protein, translated as MTSINDLPPYLLGFPGPLRDQLVAAVLSGAKTSTTGLLPEYEAEGEPLPEVGQRAALVDSQERPVAVVEVTGVRVVRLADVDLRHALDEGEGYASVAEWRAGHEGFWHSAPVREALGDPHYTVDDDTLVVAERFRVVERLA; from the coding sequence ATGACCTCGATCAACGACCTTCCCCCTTACCTGCTCGGCTTCCCCGGGCCGCTGCGCGACCAGTTGGTGGCGGCCGTGCTGAGCGGGGCGAAGACCTCGACGACCGGGCTGCTGCCCGAGTACGAGGCCGAGGGCGAGCCGCTTCCCGAGGTGGGGCAGCGGGCGGCGCTGGTGGACTCGCAGGAGCGGCCGGTGGCCGTCGTGGAGGTGACGGGGGTCCGGGTGGTGCGGCTGGCCGACGTGGACCTGCGGCACGCGCTGGACGAGGGCGAGGGGTACGCGTCAGTGGCCGAATGGCGTGCCGGGCACGAGGGGTTCTGGCACAGCGCTCCGGTCCGGGAGGCCCTCGGGGATCCGCACTACACGGTGGACGACGACACGCTGGTGGTGGCGGAGCGGTTCCGGGTCGTGGAGCGACTGGCCTGA
- a CDS encoding APC family permease: MPTGRSTTLPASPEISTYKGQDRALRADRLGTAGLLLSVLAASAPLMVVAGVMPTTFGVMGVVGQPLLFVALGLVLALFSVGYAEMSRHVHNAGAFYAYIARGLGPTAGAAASLVALVAYSAMQVGVYGILGFEISGLFATYLKIELAWWIPALVAVAATGALGWLKIDLNAKVLGVLLLIECALVVVFDVAALTEPGPEGLSLHAFNPETLGGAGLGTALGFCIAAFVGFEQSPVYAEETSKPHIVVSRVMFLAVGFVALFFAFSAWALTVATGPAEVVSTSAEAGPGLLFQLTETRLGGTFTDVLHVLFVTGMFAAMLSFHNVVSRYAFAMGREGLLPSAFGRTNPGTGAPGTGSLLQTGVATLVVIAFAVTDDMPAGDPTAPVLHLFTWMGSVGALGVTLLMAAASFAVIAFFVRRGTAGAQIWRLVAAGAAGLALLGIAVYTVKDFGVLVGAEEGSALSWVLPGIIGAAVVTGLLYGAVLRSRRPEVHARIGLGNEAFRLDQAAEATPGD; encoded by the coding sequence ATGCCGACGGGCAGATCCACCACGCTCCCAGCCTCACCCGAGATCAGCACGTACAAGGGCCAGGACCGGGCCCTGCGGGCCGACCGCCTCGGCACCGCCGGCCTGCTGCTCTCCGTACTCGCCGCCAGCGCGCCCCTCATGGTGGTCGCGGGTGTCATGCCCACGACCTTCGGTGTGATGGGAGTGGTCGGCCAGCCCCTGCTGTTCGTCGCCCTCGGCCTCGTCCTCGCCCTCTTCAGCGTCGGCTACGCCGAGATGAGCCGCCACGTCCACAACGCCGGCGCCTTCTACGCCTACATCGCCCGCGGCCTCGGCCCCACCGCCGGCGCCGCTGCCTCCCTGGTCGCCCTCGTCGCGTACAGCGCCATGCAGGTGGGCGTCTACGGCATCCTAGGCTTCGAGATATCCGGCCTCTTCGCCACCTACCTGAAGATCGAACTCGCCTGGTGGATACCGGCCCTGGTCGCGGTCGCCGCCACCGGAGCCCTCGGCTGGCTCAAGATCGACCTCAACGCCAAGGTCCTCGGCGTCCTCCTCCTCATCGAGTGCGCCCTCGTCGTCGTCTTCGACGTCGCCGCCCTCACCGAGCCCGGCCCCGAAGGCCTCTCGCTCCACGCCTTCAACCCCGAGACCCTCGGCGGAGCCGGCCTCGGCACGGCCCTGGGCTTCTGCATCGCCGCGTTCGTCGGCTTCGAGCAGTCCCCGGTGTACGCCGAGGAGACCAGCAAGCCGCACATCGTCGTCTCCCGGGTGATGTTCCTCGCCGTCGGCTTCGTCGCCCTCTTCTTCGCCTTCAGCGCCTGGGCCCTCACCGTGGCCACCGGCCCCGCCGAGGTCGTCAGCACCTCCGCCGAGGCCGGCCCCGGCCTGCTCTTCCAGCTCACCGAGACCCGGCTCGGCGGCACCTTCACCGACGTCCTGCACGTGCTCTTCGTGACCGGCATGTTCGCGGCCATGCTCAGCTTCCACAACGTGGTCTCCCGCTACGCCTTCGCCATGGGCCGTGAGGGACTGCTCCCCTCCGCCTTCGGCCGCACCAACCCCGGCACCGGCGCCCCCGGCACCGGCTCCCTCCTCCAGACCGGCGTCGCCACCCTCGTCGTGATCGCCTTCGCCGTCACCGACGACATGCCCGCCGGCGACCCCACCGCCCCCGTCCTGCACCTGTTCACCTGGATGGGCAGCGTCGGCGCCCTCGGCGTGACCCTTCTCATGGCCGCCGCCTCGTTCGCCGTCATCGCCTTCTTCGTCCGCCGCGGCACCGCCGGCGCCCAGATCTGGCGGCTCGTCGCCGCCGGAGCAGCCGGCCTCGCGCTGCTCGGCATCGCGGTCTACACGGTCAAGGACTTCGGCGTCCTGGTCGGCGCCGAGGAGGGCTCCGCCCTCAGCTGGGTCCTGCCCGGCATCATCGGGGCCGCCGTGGTGACCGGCCTGCTGTACGGAGCGGTCCTGCGCAGCCGCCGCCCGGAGGTGCACGCCCGCATCGGCCTCGGTAACGAAGCCTTCCGCCTCGACCAGGCGGCAGAGGCCACTCCGGGCGACTGA
- a CDS encoding FAD-binding dehydrogenase has protein sequence MTYDADVIVIGAGLAGLAATAELVDAGRKVILLDQEPEQSIGGQAHWSFGGLFFVDSPEQRRMRIKDSRDLALQDWMGTAGFDREEDAWPRRWAEAYVDFAAGEKRPWLHAQGVRFFPVVGWAERGGYDADGHGNSVPRFHITWGTGPGLVEPFVRRVRAGVARGLVQLKFRHRVTGLSRTAGAVDTVTGEVLEPSDAVRGTASSRERAGEFSLRAQAVIVTSGGIGGNHDLVREQWPARLGTPPERMLSGVPAHVDGLMLGIAEEAGASHINKDRMWHYTEGIQNWDPIWARHGIRILPGPSSLWLDATGKRLPVPLFPGFDTLGTLEHIMKTGHDHTWFVLNQRIIGKEFALSGSEQNPDLTGKSVRDVINRARLAVPAPVKAFMDHGADFVVERDLSALVRGMNAVTKEDLIDEAALRRVITSRDREMANPFTKDLQVTAIHGARKYLGDKLIRTAAPHRILDPAAGPLIAVRLSILTRKSLGGLETDLSSRVLTADGEPLPGVYAAGEASGFGGGGVHGYRALEGTFLGGCLFSGRTAGRAAARAVG, from the coding sequence ATGACGTACGACGCAGACGTGATCGTGATCGGGGCCGGGCTCGCGGGTCTCGCGGCCACCGCCGAGCTCGTCGACGCGGGCCGCAAGGTCATCCTGCTCGACCAGGAGCCGGAGCAGTCCATCGGAGGCCAGGCGCACTGGTCCTTCGGCGGGCTCTTCTTCGTGGACTCGCCCGAGCAGCGCCGGATGCGGATCAAGGACAGCCGCGACCTCGCCCTCCAGGACTGGATGGGCACCGCCGGCTTCGACCGCGAGGAGGACGCCTGGCCGCGCCGCTGGGCCGAGGCCTACGTGGACTTCGCGGCGGGCGAGAAGCGGCCCTGGCTGCACGCCCAGGGGGTCCGCTTCTTCCCGGTGGTCGGCTGGGCGGAGCGCGGCGGCTACGACGCCGACGGCCACGGGAACTCCGTCCCCCGCTTCCACATCACCTGGGGCACCGGCCCCGGCCTGGTGGAGCCCTTCGTCCGGCGGGTCCGCGCCGGGGTGGCCCGCGGGCTGGTCCAGCTGAAGTTCCGCCACCGGGTCACCGGCCTGTCCCGCACCGCGGGCGCCGTGGACACCGTGACGGGCGAGGTCCTGGAGCCCTCCGACGCCGTACGGGGCACCGCGAGCAGCCGCGAGCGCGCCGGGGAGTTCTCGCTCCGGGCCCAGGCCGTGATCGTGACCAGCGGCGGCATCGGCGGCAACCACGACCTCGTGCGCGAGCAGTGGCCCGCCCGGCTCGGCACCCCGCCCGAGCGGATGCTCTCCGGGGTCCCCGCGCACGTGGACGGCCTGATGCTCGGCATCGCCGAGGAGGCGGGCGCCAGCCACATCAACAAGGACCGGATGTGGCACTACACCGAGGGCATCCAGAACTGGGACCCGATCTGGGCCCGGCACGGCATCCGCATCCTGCCCGGCCCCTCCTCGCTCTGGCTGGACGCGACGGGCAAACGGCTGCCCGTGCCGCTCTTCCCGGGCTTCGACACCCTCGGCACCCTCGAGCACATCATGAAGACCGGCCACGACCACACCTGGTTCGTCCTCAACCAGCGCATCATCGGCAAGGAGTTCGCGCTCTCCGGCTCCGAGCAGAACCCCGACCTGACCGGCAAGTCGGTCCGCGACGTCATCAACCGCGCGCGGCTGGCCGTACCGGCCCCGGTCAAGGCCTTCATGGACCACGGCGCGGACTTCGTCGTCGAGCGCGACCTGTCCGCGCTGGTCCGCGGGATGAACGCCGTCACCAAGGAGGACCTGATCGACGAGGCCGCACTGCGCCGCGTGATCACCTCGCGGGACCGGGAGATGGCCAACCCCTTCACCAAGGACCTCCAGGTGACGGCCATCCACGGCGCCCGCAAGTACCTCGGCGACAAGCTGATCCGCACCGCCGCGCCGCACCGGATCCTGGACCCCGCGGCCGGGCCGCTGATCGCGGTCCGGCTGTCGATCCTGACCCGCAAGTCCCTTGGCGGCCTGGAGACCGACCTCTCCTCACGCGTCCTGACGGCGGACGGCGAACCCCTGCCGGGCGTCTACGCGGCGGGCGAGGCGTCCGGCTTCGGCGGCGGCGGGGTGCACGGCTACCGGGCCCTGGAGGGCACCTTCCTCGGCGGCTGCCTCTTCTCGGGCCGTACGGCCGGCCGCGCCGCGGCCCGGGCGGTCGGCTGA
- a CDS encoding amino acid permease: MSDRTLTEAPAPASSRHVDAGDEGYSKDLKSRHINMIAIGGAIGTGLFLGAGGRLAGAGPSLAIAYAVCGVFAFFVVRALGELVLYRPSSGAFVSYAREFMGEKGAYTAGWLYFLNWSTTTVADITAAATYAHFWSMFTDVPQWVLAFIALAVVLTANLISVKYFGEMEFWFSLVKVAALVIFLLVGIYLVATSHEIGGHTPGLSTITDNGGIFPSGMLPMLLVIQGVVFAYASVELCGVAAGETESPEKIMPKAINSIMWRVGLFYVGSVVLLAVLLPYTAYSSDQSPFVTVFDKLGIPGAAGVMNLVVLTAALSSLNSGLYSTGRILRSMAMSGSAPKFTGVMNKGKVPYGGVLFTAAFGVAGVGLNYFMPKDAFEIVLNFASLGILGTWAMVMICSLFFWHRAREGKVERPGYRLPWAPYTQIVTLVFLATVLVLMWCDGGVGRTTVMFVPLIAAALVGGWFLVRGRVAELAAARD, encoded by the coding sequence ATGAGTGACCGCACCTTGACCGAGGCTCCCGCCCCGGCGTCTTCCCGCCATGTCGACGCCGGTGACGAGGGCTACAGCAAGGACCTCAAGTCCCGCCACATCAACATGATCGCGATCGGCGGGGCAATAGGCACCGGCCTGTTCCTCGGCGCCGGAGGCCGCCTCGCCGGAGCCGGCCCCTCCCTCGCCATCGCCTACGCGGTGTGCGGCGTCTTCGCCTTCTTCGTCGTCAGGGCCCTCGGCGAGCTCGTCCTGTACCGCCCCTCCTCGGGAGCCTTCGTCTCCTACGCCCGCGAGTTCATGGGCGAGAAGGGCGCCTACACGGCCGGCTGGCTGTACTTCCTGAACTGGTCCACGACCACCGTGGCCGACATCACCGCCGCCGCGACCTACGCGCACTTCTGGTCGATGTTCACGGACGTCCCCCAGTGGGTGCTCGCCTTCATCGCCCTGGCCGTCGTCCTCACCGCGAACCTGATCTCGGTGAAGTACTTCGGTGAGATGGAGTTCTGGTTCTCCCTGGTCAAGGTCGCCGCCCTGGTGATCTTCCTGCTGGTCGGCATCTACCTCGTCGCCACCAGCCACGAGATCGGCGGCCACACCCCGGGCCTGTCCACGATCACGGACAACGGCGGCATCTTCCCCTCCGGCATGCTCCCGATGCTCCTGGTGATCCAGGGCGTGGTCTTCGCGTACGCCTCCGTCGAGCTCTGCGGCGTCGCCGCCGGCGAGACCGAGAGCCCCGAGAAGATCATGCCCAAGGCGATCAACTCGATCATGTGGCGCGTGGGCCTCTTCTACGTCGGCTCCGTCGTCCTGCTCGCCGTGCTGCTCCCGTACACGGCGTACTCCTCCGACCAGAGCCCCTTCGTCACGGTCTTCGACAAGCTCGGCATCCCCGGAGCCGCCGGCGTCATGAACCTGGTCGTCCTGACGGCCGCCCTCTCCAGCCTGAACTCCGGCCTCTACTCCACCGGCCGGATCCTGCGCTCGATGGCCATGTCCGGCTCCGCCCCGAAGTTCACCGGCGTCATGAACAAGGGCAAGGTGCCGTACGGCGGCGTCCTCTTCACCGCCGCCTTCGGCGTCGCGGGCGTCGGCCTGAACTACTTCATGCCGAAGGACGCCTTCGAGATCGTCCTGAACTTCGCCTCCCTGGGCATCCTCGGCACCTGGGCGATGGTCATGATCTGCTCGCTCTTCTTCTGGCACCGCGCGCGCGAGGGCAAGGTCGAACGCCCCGGCTACCGCCTGCCCTGGGCCCCGTACACCCAGATCGTCACGCTGGTCTTCCTCGCCACGGTCCTGGTCCTGATGTGGTGCGACGGCGGAGTCGGCCGCACGACGGTCATGTTCGTCCCGCTCATCGCCGCCGCCCTGGTAGGCGGCTGGTTCCTGGTCCGCGGCCGAGTAGCCGAACTCGCCGCCGCCCGCGACTGA